The following coding sequences lie in one Capnocytophaga stomatis genomic window:
- a CDS encoding bifunctional UDP-3-O-[3-hydroxymyristoyl] N-acetylglucosamine deacetylase/3-hydroxyacyl-ACP dehydratase codes for MVKQNTLAREISLEGVGLHTGQNVKMTLKPAPVNHGYTFVRVDLEGSPVIEADVNYVTNTERGTVLEKKGVRIQTCEHVLAALVGMDLDNVIIELNASEPPIMDGSARYFVEAIAEAGIQEQDAPREEYVVKEVISYVNEETGSEITVIPSDEYQVATMVDFGTKILGTQNAYLNKLSEFKDDIANSRTFSFLHELEMLLDHGLIKGGDLNNAIVYVDKEISEETMQKLKKIFNKEDISVQPNGILDNLKLHYSNEAARHKLLDVIGDLALVGTRIRGKVIATKPGHFTNTQFAKKLSKIIKNERRNNVPSIDINQPPLMNINDITKLLPHRPPFLLVDKIFELSDKHVIGLKNVTMNEPFFVGHFPGAPVMPGVLQIEAMAQAGGVLILSTVPDPENYLTYFMKIDNVKFKVQVMPGDTLIFKLELLTPIRRGICHMQGYAYVNGKLATEAELMAQIVKIK; via the coding sequence ATGGTAAAGCAAAATACTTTAGCAAGAGAGATTAGTTTAGAGGGAGTAGGTCTGCACACAGGGCAAAATGTGAAAATGACATTGAAACCGGCTCCGGTAAATCACGGATATACTTTTGTTCGTGTTGATTTAGAGGGTTCTCCTGTAATTGAGGCAGATGTCAATTACGTAACAAATACCGAAAGAGGTACCGTTTTAGAAAAAAAAGGTGTCAGAATTCAGACTTGCGAACACGTTTTGGCGGCTCTCGTGGGAATGGATTTGGATAATGTTATCATCGAGCTAAATGCTTCAGAACCACCGATTATGGATGGTTCGGCAAGATATTTTGTAGAAGCCATAGCAGAAGCGGGAATTCAAGAGCAAGATGCACCACGAGAGGAATACGTTGTTAAGGAAGTGATTTCGTATGTAAACGAAGAAACAGGAAGTGAGATTACTGTGATACCTTCTGATGAATATCAGGTAGCTACAATGGTTGATTTCGGAACGAAAATCTTGGGTACGCAAAATGCCTATTTGAATAAACTTTCTGAGTTTAAAGATGATATTGCTAACTCACGCACATTCAGTTTTTTACACGAGTTGGAAATGCTTCTTGACCACGGGCTTATCAAAGGAGGAGACTTGAACAACGCTATCGTTTATGTAGATAAAGAAATTTCGGAAGAAACGATGCAAAAGCTGAAAAAAATCTTCAATAAAGAGGATATTTCTGTTCAGCCAAACGGAATTTTGGATAATCTGAAATTGCATTATTCCAACGAAGCTGCTCGGCATAAACTCCTTGACGTGATTGGAGATTTAGCTTTGGTTGGTACACGTATACGAGGGAAGGTAATTGCCACAAAACCAGGGCATTTTACCAATACACAGTTTGCTAAAAAATTATCGAAAATTATTAAAAACGAACGTAGAAATAATGTTCCTTCAATTGATATAAATCAGCCTCCGTTGATGAATATCAATGATATAACAAAATTATTACCGCATCGCCCACCGTTTTTGTTGGTTGATAAGATTTTTGAACTTTCGGATAAGCACGTTATCGGGTTGAAGAATGTAACAATGAACGAGCCTTTTTTTGTGGGACATTTCCCAGGAGCTCCTGTAATGCCAGGAGTTTTACAAATTGAGGCAATGGCACAAGCAGGTGGTGTATTGATTTTGAGTACAGTACCTGACCCTGAAAATTATTTGACATATTTTATGAAGATAGATAATGTTAAATTTAAAGTTCAGGTAATGCCAGGCGATACGCTCATTTTTAAATTGGAGCTTTTAACGCCTATCAGAAGAGGTATTTGCCATATGCAAGGGTATGCTTATGTAAACGGAAAATTAGCAACCGAGGCAGAGTTGATGGCTCAAATTGTGAAAATTAAATAA
- the lpxA gene encoding acyl-ACP--UDP-N-acetylglucosamine O-acyltransferase: protein MNQPLAYVHPGAKIAQNVVIEPFSTIHNNVEIGEGTWIGPNVTIMEGARIGKNCSIFPGAVISAIPQDKKFQNEETVTIIGDGTTIRECVTINRGTVDKMKTVVGENCWIMAYSHIAHDCIVGNHCIFSNNTTLAGHTIVGDYVVLAGMVAVQQFTTIGNHAFVTGGSLVRKDVPPYVKAAREPLSYVGINSVGLRRRGFTPEKIREIQNIYRIIFQKDFNTTQALSIVEAEMEATPERDEILDFIRNSSRGVMKGYTGGSM, encoded by the coding sequence ATGAATCAACCTTTGGCGTATGTGCATCCCGGAGCAAAAATAGCTCAGAATGTGGTAATTGAACCTTTTTCAACCATTCATAATAATGTTGAAATTGGTGAAGGCACTTGGATAGGACCTAACGTAACGATTATGGAAGGGGCGAGAATTGGGAAGAATTGCTCTATCTTTCCTGGGGCTGTGATTTCTGCGATTCCTCAGGATAAAAAATTTCAAAATGAAGAAACTGTCACTATTATTGGAGACGGAACAACTATCCGAGAGTGTGTAACAATCAACAGAGGAACGGTTGACAAGATGAAAACTGTGGTAGGGGAGAATTGCTGGATAATGGCTTACAGTCACATCGCTCACGATTGCATCGTAGGAAATCATTGTATATTTTCAAATAACACTACTTTAGCAGGTCATACTATAGTGGGTGATTACGTGGTTCTGGCGGGGATGGTTGCGGTTCAGCAATTTACCACTATTGGAAATCACGCATTTGTAACGGGAGGGTCTTTGGTTCGTAAAGATGTGCCACCTTACGTGAAAGCAGCCCGTGAACCGCTTTCTTACGTGGGAATCAATTCCGTTGGCTTGCGAAGAAGAGGTTTTACTCCAGAGAAAATCAGAGAGATACAAAATATTTATAGGATTATTTTCCAAAAAGATTTCAATACCACACAGGCACTTTCCATAGTGGAAGCAGAAATGGAAGCTACTCCTGAAAGAGACGAAATTTTAGACTTCATCCGTAATTCCTCACGAGGTGTAATGAAGGGTTACACGGGAGGAAGTATGTAG